A single region of the Salvia miltiorrhiza cultivar Shanhuang (shh) chromosome 8, IMPLAD_Smil_shh, whole genome shotgun sequence genome encodes:
- the LOC131000095 gene encoding probable xyloglucan endotransglucosylase/hydrolase protein 32 — protein MAPLLISLLFLFMFPLGNNGQGPPSPGYYPSSRIGSVGFNQGFRNLWGPQHQRLDQGALTIWLDRTSGSGFKSLNPYSSGYFGAAIKLQPGYTAGVITSLYLSNNEDHPGNHDEIDIEFLGTTEGKPYVLQTNVYIRGSGDGNIIGREMKFNLWFDPTKDFHNYAILWNPTEIIYFVDDVPIRRYTRKSDATFPLRPMYVYGSIWDASSWATENGKYKADYNHQPFVGKYNNFKIGGCRAGTASCSPASASPSGGPGLSRQQLAAMEWVQRNYKVYDYCRDQQRDHRLTPEC, from the exons ATGGCTCCTCTCCTAATCTCTCTCCTCTTCCTTTTCATGTTCCCTTTGGGGAATAATGGTCAGGGTCCGCCCTCACCAGGCTACTACCCTAGCTCGAGAATCGGCTCGGTAGGGTTCAACCAAGGGTTCAGGAATCTTTGGGGCCCACAGCACCAGAGGCTCGACCAAGGCGCCCTCACCATTTGGCTCGATCGAACCtcag GGAGCGGATTCAAGTCATTAAATCCTTATTCATCTGGCTATTTTGGGGCTGCTATAAAGCTGCAACCGGGATATACTGCTGGAGTTATTACATCTTTATAT CTCTCAAACAATGAAGATCACCCAGGCAACCACGACGAGATCGACATCGAGTTCTTGGGCACGACGGAGGGGAAGCCTTATGTTCTTCAAACAAATGTATACATCAGAGGGAGTGGTGATGGAAATATTATTGGTAGAGAGATGAAATTCAATCTCTGGTTCGATCCCACCAAAGATTTCCACAACTATGCTATCCTTTGGAATCCCACCGAGATCAT ATATTTCGTGGACGATGTGCCGATTAGAAGGTACACGAGGAAAAGCGATGCCACGTTTCCTTTGAGGCCAATGTATGTGTACGGATCCATATGGGATGCGTCATCGTGGGCGACCGAAAATGGCAAATACAAGGCGGACTACAACCACCAACCCTTCGTTGGCAAGTATAACAACTTCAAGATCGGCGGCTGCAGGGCGGGCACGGCCTCGTGCAGCcccgcctccgcctctccctCGGGCGGGCCCGGGCTGAGCCGCCAGCAGTTGGCGGCGATGGAGTGGGTGCAAAGGAATTACAAGGTGTATGATTATTGTAGGGATCAACAAAGGGACCATAGGCTCACTCCCGAGTGCTAG